A region from the uncultured Macellibacteroides sp. genome encodes:
- a CDS encoding DinB family protein, which translates to MQRTDFIPITDGIKKVIEAEESFLRALPVEVITQRRNSQNRTIKQILGHLIDSASNNHQRMVRLQYSKDLLCFPDYRQDNDLWIALQDYQNADWENLIQLWKFYNLHIIQVIKSVDLTKLDSYWCDFEGTKVTLKEMIEGYLDHLYLHINEIKDLAN; encoded by the coding sequence ATGCAAAGAACTGATTTTATTCCAATAACCGATGGCATCAAAAAAGTTATCGAGGCGGAAGAGAGCTTTTTAAGAGCTCTGCCTGTAGAAGTGATTACCCAACGGCGAAACAGCCAGAATCGCACTATCAAACAGATACTTGGTCACCTGATAGATTCGGCTTCCAACAATCATCAACGCATGGTTCGCCTGCAATATAGTAAAGACTTACTATGCTTCCCCGACTATCGTCAAGACAATGATTTGTGGATCGCCTTACAAGACTATCAAAACGCAGATTGGGAAAACCTGATCCAGCTATGGAAGTTTTATAATCTGCACATCATTCAGGTAATAAAATCTGTCGATTTAACGAAACTAGACAGCTACTGGTGCGACTTCGAAGGAACAAAAGTCACTCTAAAAGAAATGATAGAAGGCTACCTGGATCACCTGTACCTTCACATAAATGAAATAAAAGATTTAGCCAATTAA
- a CDS encoding alpha/beta hydrolase-fold protein yields the protein MRKIICLSAMLLMCVLSFAQQALWGGAAVISPEIHENNTVSFRLKAPKAVRVQVTGDFLPTQKIKTPYGEFDGPGMTDLTEKDGVWEFTTSDPLKPELYSYTFLVDGLKINDPSNVYMIRDVASVTNVFIIGGERADLYKVNKVPHGTVAKVWYNSPTLGMDRRLTVYTPAGYEMSGKRYPVFYLLHGMGGDENAWSELGRTAQILDNLIAQGKAKPMIVVMTNGNASQEAAPGESSLGYAAASMQLPKTMEGSFEAAFPDVVNFVDRNYRTIKNKQNRAIAGLSMGGFHSMHISKQYPDMFNYVGLFSAAIMPNKDVKSPIYDNLDAKLKIQFDKKPALYWIAIGDKDFLYQANTDYRKMLDDKGYKYEYYETGEGHIWKNWRIYLSEFAPKLFK from the coding sequence ATGAGAAAAATCATTTGTCTATCAGCCATGCTGCTGATGTGTGTTTTAAGTTTCGCGCAACAAGCTCTTTGGGGAGGTGCTGCTGTTATCTCTCCCGAAATCCATGAAAACAACACCGTTTCTTTCCGTCTGAAGGCTCCGAAAGCCGTTCGTGTGCAAGTGACCGGTGACTTTCTGCCTACTCAGAAAATAAAGACTCCTTACGGAGAGTTTGATGGTCCGGGTATGACCGACCTTACAGAGAAAGACGGCGTATGGGAATTTACTACTTCCGACCCGCTGAAACCAGAACTTTACAGCTACACCTTTCTTGTTGACGGACTTAAGATTAACGATCCGAGCAATGTGTATATGATTCGCGACGTGGCAAGCGTAACCAACGTATTTATCATTGGGGGTGAGCGTGCCGACCTTTATAAGGTGAACAAAGTTCCTCACGGAACTGTAGCCAAAGTGTGGTATAACAGTCCCACGCTGGGAATGGATCGCCGTCTTACAGTCTATACACCTGCGGGTTATGAGATGAGCGGCAAACGTTACCCCGTATTCTACCTGCTGCATGGTATGGGTGGAGACGAGAATGCCTGGAGTGAACTGGGACGTACAGCACAAATTTTGGACAACTTAATTGCACAAGGCAAAGCTAAACCTATGATTGTGGTGATGACTAACGGAAATGCTTCACAAGAGGCTGCTCCCGGTGAATCGTCCTTAGGATATGCAGCAGCATCAATGCAATTGCCCAAAACAATGGAAGGCTCCTTCGAAGCGGCTTTTCCAGATGTGGTTAATTTCGTAGACCGGAATTACCGGACCATCAAGAATAAGCAGAATCGTGCCATTGCAGGTCTTTCTATGGGAGGTTTTCACTCCATGCACATCTCAAAGCAATACCCGGATATGTTTAACTACGTGGGATTGTTCTCTGCAGCTATCATGCCCAACAAGGATGTAAAGTCACCTATTTACGACAACCTGGATGCAAAATTGAAAATTCAGTTTGATAAGAAGCCGGCTCTTTACTGGATTGCTATCGGCGACAAGGACTTTTTGTATCAGGCAAACACCGACTATCGCAAGATGCTGGACGACAAGGGTTACAAGTACGAGTATTACGAAACCGGAGAAGGTCATATTTGGAAGAACTGGCGTATCTATCTGTCAGAATTCGCACCCAAATTGTTCAAATAA
- a CDS encoding alpha/beta hydrolase family protein yields the protein MKKLILSLLAIHIVFSALAQSPAGPQSKIITDSIHSKVLNAYRAYNVFLPKSYETDTNKKYPILYLLHGMTDTNQAWSGRGHLQDVADQLIESGEACEMIIVTPNAGGNIYAGVWNGYFDMPGWSYETFFYTEFLPYIEKNYRVIGNKANRAIAGLSMGGGGATCYGQKYSEMYSSVYAMSALMSIPELGAAPAQKPDDKMAILTKSVIENSCVDYVENADEERIAKLRSVAWFVDCGDDDFLLDRNIEFTQAMRKKKIPCQFRVRDGGHTWEYWHLALYTCLPFVTRNFGK from the coding sequence ATGAAAAAGCTAATCTTATCTTTGCTGGCTATCCATATTGTATTCTCTGCTTTAGCCCAGTCTCCTGCGGGGCCACAGAGTAAAATCATAACAGATTCCATCCACAGCAAAGTGCTGAATGCCTACAGGGCATACAATGTTTTTCTTCCTAAAAGTTATGAAACGGATACAAACAAGAAATATCCGATTCTGTATCTTTTGCATGGGATGACGGATACCAATCAGGCGTGGTCGGGACGTGGTCATCTTCAAGATGTGGCTGATCAGTTGATTGAAAGCGGGGAAGCTTGCGAGATGATCATTGTTACGCCCAATGCGGGAGGCAATATATATGCAGGAGTTTGGAACGGTTATTTTGATATGCCCGGATGGAGTTACGAGACTTTTTTCTACACCGAGTTCTTGCCTTATATTGAAAAGAATTACCGGGTAATCGGAAATAAAGCCAACCGTGCCATTGCCGGATTGTCTATGGGAGGTGGAGGTGCCACCTGTTATGGTCAAAAGTATAGCGAAATGTATTCTTCTGTTTATGCTATGAGTGCTTTGATGTCTATTCCCGAACTAGGAGCGGCCCCGGCGCAAAAACCTGACGACAAAATGGCTATCCTTACCAAGTCCGTTATAGAAAACAGTTGTGTGGACTATGTTGAGAATGCAGATGAAGAACGTATCGCGAAGTTACGTTCAGTCGCCTGGTTTGTAGATTGCGGAGACGACGATTTTCTTCTTGATCGCAACATTGAGTTCACGCAAGCGATGCGCAAGAAAAAGATTCCTTGTCAGTTCCGCGTGCGCGACGGGGGACACACCTGGGAATACTGGCACTTGGCATTATATACTTGCCTACCATTTGTTACACGTAATTTTGGAAAATAG
- a CDS encoding glycoside hydrolase family 3 C-terminal domain-containing protein: MRLKRLSISIFSACMALTVQAQLPSPEVQLRLTSQNIDDVIGEMTLEEKVHMVIGCGMAMGDDVKFPGTAGRTYDIPRLGIPSAYLADGPHRLAMAPKREFDSQTYHATEFPSSTTVAATFDPEAAYQIGQALGKEVKDNGLDVLLAPGVNLMRNVLCGRNHEYYSEDPLLVGKIAAAYINGIQSQGTGTCIKHFAVNNQETNRNNNDSRLNTRPLRELYLKCFEIAVKESQPWSIMTSYNKVNGKYACENKELTEDILRSEWGYKGVVMSDWNAGMDAVASMLAGNDMLQPGQDRQYKAIFEAVKNGTLDEAVLNRNVKRILEFVLKSHTYAGYQYPNDTDLKVHAQVDRKIGAEGVVLLDNKEALPLAEGVKKVALYGTTSYDMVPAGMGFGSTGIGYYTVSMVEGMRKAGYTVDGKLIKQYKKHLADEQKRLFPQGRPPFSFTPLQRAEEFLPTAEEMTAQVQDNDIAILTLGRTSGEACDRRIGEFMLKENEKALIKQVSEAYRAAGKKLVVILNICSPVETASWKGLADAVICAFQPGQEVGNCIADVLTGKVNPSGKLPMTLAVNYGDAPSDANFPSDYEFKMPSFAMGTGMNFKSDKKEEKPKMPERNVDFTNYEEGIYVGYRYFDTFGKEVSYPFGHGLSYTNFNYDIESASIEGDRCEIKVTIKNTGKHAGREAVQVYVKAPKGALDKPSKELKAFGKTHLLEPGESQTLTLTWNVMDMASYNEKSASWELDKGEYQWMVAASSADVRDSVGQKIAQSRKVKTLDVIKAQTAINLHPMVKR, translated from the coding sequence ATGAGATTGAAAAGACTATCTATTTCCATTTTCTCGGCTTGTATGGCGCTAACGGTACAGGCGCAGCTGCCTTCACCGGAGGTTCAGTTACGGCTTACCTCCCAAAATATCGACGACGTAATCGGGGAAATGACCCTGGAAGAAAAAGTACACATGGTTATTGGTTGCGGCATGGCTATGGGCGACGATGTAAAGTTTCCGGGTACAGCTGGGCGTACCTACGACATTCCCCGCTTGGGCATTCCTTCGGCTTACCTGGCCGACGGTCCGCACCGTCTGGCAATGGCTCCCAAACGCGAATTCGACAGCCAGACCTATCACGCCACTGAGTTTCCCTCGAGCACCACAGTCGCAGCCACTTTCGACCCGGAGGCTGCTTACCAAATTGGACAGGCCCTGGGCAAAGAGGTTAAAGACAACGGACTGGATGTTCTTCTGGCTCCGGGTGTGAATCTGATGCGTAATGTACTTTGCGGACGAAACCACGAATACTATTCCGAAGACCCGTTGTTGGTGGGAAAGATTGCCGCAGCTTACATAAACGGGATTCAAAGTCAGGGTACAGGAACCTGTATCAAACACTTTGCGGTAAACAATCAGGAGACAAACCGGAATAATAATGACTCCCGACTAAACACACGTCCGCTACGCGAGCTTTATCTGAAATGTTTCGAGATAGCTGTAAAAGAATCGCAGCCATGGAGCATCATGACTTCCTACAATAAAGTGAACGGCAAATACGCCTGCGAAAACAAGGAGCTTACCGAAGATATCCTTCGTTCCGAATGGGGCTACAAAGGTGTGGTTATGTCTGACTGGAATGCGGGTATGGATGCCGTTGCTTCCATGTTGGCTGGAAACGATATGTTGCAGCCGGGGCAAGACCGCCAGTACAAAGCGATTTTTGAGGCCGTAAAAAACGGTACGCTCGACGAAGCTGTACTTAACCGGAATGTGAAACGTATACTTGAGTTCGTTCTGAAAAGTCACACCTACGCAGGATACCAATATCCAAATGATACAGACCTGAAAGTCCATGCACAGGTTGACCGTAAGATAGGTGCCGAGGGTGTCGTTTTGCTCGATAATAAAGAAGCCCTTCCTTTGGCCGAAGGCGTAAAGAAGGTTGCCTTATATGGAACTACCTCGTACGACATGGTGCCGGCAGGTATGGGTTTTGGCAGTACGGGAATCGGTTACTATACGGTATCCATGGTAGAAGGTATGCGCAAAGCCGGCTATACGGTAGACGGCAAGCTGATAAAGCAATACAAAAAGCATTTGGCCGACGAACAGAAGCGACTGTTTCCACAAGGAAGACCTCCCTTTTCATTCACTCCGCTGCAACGTGCCGAAGAGTTTCTGCCTACAGCCGAAGAGATGACCGCGCAGGTACAGGACAACGATATTGCCATCCTGACCCTGGGGCGTACCAGCGGCGAGGCTTGCGACCGTCGTATTGGCGAGTTCATGCTCAAAGAAAACGAAAAGGCTCTTATCAAACAAGTATCGGAAGCCTATCGCGCAGCCGGAAAGAAACTGGTAGTTATCCTGAACATCTGCAGCCCGGTGGAAACTGCTTCTTGGAAAGGGTTGGCCGATGCAGTGATTTGTGCCTTTCAACCGGGACAGGAGGTTGGCAATTGCATTGCCGATGTGCTCACCGGAAAAGTAAATCCTTCGGGCAAGTTACCGATGACTCTGGCTGTCAACTATGGCGATGCACCTTCAGATGCCAACTTTCCTTCCGATTATGAGTTCAAGATGCCTTCGTTTGCCATGGGTACGGGTATGAATTTTAAGTCAGATAAAAAAGAAGAGAAGCCTAAAATGCCGGAACGTAACGTCGACTTTACCAACTACGAAGAAGGTATTTACGTGGGGTATCGCTATTTCGACACTTTCGGCAAGGAGGTATCTTATCCTTTCGGACACGGACTAAGTTATACGAACTTTAATTACGATATTGAAAGTGCCTCTATAGAAGGAGACCGTTGCGAGATAAAGGTAACTATTAAAAACACAGGTAAACATGCCGGTCGCGAAGCCGTTCAAGTTTACGTGAAAGCACCGAAGGGAGCCCTGGATAAACCTTCCAAAGAACTGAAAGCCTTCGGCAAGACTCACCTGCTTGAACCGGGAGAGAGTCAGACGCTGACGCTTACATGGAATGTGATGGACATGGCCTCCTATAACGAGAAGTCGGCTTCGTGGGAGTTGGACAAAGGAGAATACCAATGGATGGTGGCAGCTTCATCGGCAGACGTCCGCGACTCTGTAGGACAGAAAATAGCCCAAAGCAGAAAGGTGAAAACGCTCGATGTTATCAAAGCTCAGACAGCGATCAATCTGCATCCGATGGTAAAGAGATGA
- a CDS encoding RagB/SusD family nutrient uptake outer membrane protein, with the protein MKTRYIYICLLGLLSVFTTGCEDRLDIPKHGNMGSQEDFYKTDQEAMQALASLYFSWSSNYYNWFMTKNSLADDVWSGGGSRGDNAQMEQLNEYTFDTDHSMIANLYSGMYSIIYKANLIIDLMEPDTDVKKRALAEAKFFRAWAHFELVTLFGTAPIVDHLLTPDEYRLGNSSPQDTWAFIEKDLTEAINLNALPSKINVNDKETTILTTKEVAQAMLGKAYVFQGKYSEAASIIDKVIESGKYDLYEGAYDKLLHVEANGSCESMLEVQRRNDPEQAWNWDILTMTYLMMGWRSDKLTVTGEASGYIATGTYGFMNPRKSLYDAFVDREGVDGYRLNSTLRSYEQLSKIGVSLQPGANMVGHEGYFMWKTRTLKEDCIYDASYFQALQYINLRVMRYAEVLLLAAEAHVQGGDKNKALSYINRIRSRARLTNLSSVTLDDVKKEKQLELCMECVRFQDLTRWNDAEAAMGQQGKEIPAFSSEGVKFLFKNSAYGFKAKHKLLPIPRKELELNPNMKQNENW; encoded by the coding sequence ATGAAAACAAGATATATCTATATATGCCTATTGGGATTGCTATCAGTGTTTACAACTGGTTGCGAAGACCGGCTGGACATTCCAAAACATGGAAATATGGGAAGTCAGGAAGACTTCTACAAAACAGATCAGGAGGCTATGCAGGCTTTGGCTTCTTTATATTTCAGCTGGAGCAGTAACTACTACAACTGGTTCATGACGAAAAACTCACTGGCCGACGATGTGTGGAGTGGAGGTGGTTCGCGTGGAGACAATGCCCAAATGGAGCAGTTGAATGAATATACATTCGATACGGATCATTCTATGATAGCCAACTTGTATTCGGGTATGTACAGCATCATTTACAAGGCAAATTTAATTATCGATCTGATGGAACCCGATACGGATGTGAAAAAGCGTGCCCTGGCCGAAGCCAAGTTTTTCCGTGCATGGGCGCATTTCGAACTGGTAACCCTGTTTGGTACAGCGCCCATCGTAGACCATCTGCTAACACCCGACGAGTATCGATTGGGCAACAGTAGTCCGCAAGACACATGGGCTTTTATTGAGAAAGACCTGACGGAAGCAATTAATCTGAACGCTTTACCCTCAAAGATAAACGTAAACGATAAAGAAACCACCATCCTGACCACAAAGGAAGTGGCACAGGCCATGCTGGGAAAGGCTTACGTTTTTCAAGGGAAGTACAGCGAGGCAGCTTCAATAATTGATAAAGTTATAGAGTCCGGAAAATACGATTTGTACGAAGGAGCTTATGATAAGTTACTCCACGTAGAAGCTAACGGAAGTTGCGAATCCATGCTTGAAGTACAACGCAGGAATGATCCTGAACAGGCGTGGAACTGGGACATACTGACAATGACCTACCTGATGATGGGCTGGCGTTCGGATAAACTAACCGTAACCGGCGAAGCCTCCGGATATATCGCAACGGGTACTTATGGTTTTATGAATCCACGCAAATCGTTGTATGATGCTTTTGTGGATAGAGAAGGTGTAGATGGTTATCGCTTGAATAGCACGCTGCGCAGCTACGAGCAATTAAGCAAAATAGGAGTTTCGTTGCAACCGGGAGCCAATATGGTGGGACACGAAGGGTACTTTATGTGGAAGACTCGTACCTTGAAAGAGGATTGTATTTACGATGCGTCCTACTTCCAGGCACTGCAATATATTAACCTCCGCGTGATGCGTTACGCCGAAGTATTACTACTTGCAGCAGAGGCTCATGTTCAGGGCGGCGACAAAAACAAGGCCTTGAGTTATATCAACCGCATTCGCTCTCGTGCCCGTCTGACAAATTTATCATCGGTAACCTTAGACGATGTGAAGAAGGAAAAGCAACTTGAACTATGTATGGAATGTGTACGTTTCCAGGATCTTACCCGTTGGAACGATGCGGAAGCCGCAATGGGACAGCAGGGTAAGGAGATTCCGGCTTTCTCAAGTGAAGGTGTTAAGTTCTTGTTCAAGAATTCGGCATACGGTTTCAAGGCGAAGCATAAACTGCTGCCAATCCCACGCAAGGAGCTGGAATTAAATCCCAACATGAAACAAAATGAAAACTGGTAA